Proteins encoded in a region of the Perca fluviatilis chromosome 6, GENO_Pfluv_1.0, whole genome shotgun sequence genome:
- the LOC120561039 gene encoding piggyBac transposable element-derived protein 4-like translates to MASFTRYSTKEEDTTEEGELESEDDGDSGGESFLTDEEEFVPDEDFDDYQQDDEEPSTSSGGQDASPPAEEPSTLPAGKGASPPAEELSTAPAGQGGSPPGEKSITSAAGQDASPPAEEPSTSPAGEHARAAAEDTTTSASGQDASLYVSTEREQPPQHGRARRRTRRRSPSPPHSRAQGSRSKRARRLSSGWTKTTSGSPRKPKPATSWKTEEDPDVCPESRKFVPARPPGHKLNTDKTYTPMDLFKLFFSNEAALTICHHTNKQAAKNIAKGKKYPWTNITMEEFFRYVGLTFFIALVKLSTIRDYWKKNTIFSVPFPANIMVRDRYQVISWNIHMSDPEEDVENDRKKGTPDHDRLFRLKPLLDTIKNACLAYYHPRQNLAIDKRMVATKAHTGMTQHMKGFKLFVLADSSNGYTVDFTVYTGKSQFVSGVGLAYDSVMSLMNTEYLGSGFHLYVDNFYTSPKLFKDLFSLNVGACGTYRGNRKDVPHTDSNALKKNAPRGSIRWIREGPLVFVKWMDTREVSICSTIHSAFSGNTVKRRVKTRGGDWTTECIPCPTPIRDYNKHMGGVDMSNQLIQYYSVHHKSMRWYQTFFFHFLDIAATNSYLLHKELCREKQEEPMSHKDFLQELTAQLCGVTVKTPPAQTRSSHVPVAIAEILDVSRKASYGRRPCVNCRQTRKAKQATPWKCKECDVALCVISDRNCFEAWHS, encoded by the exons ATGGCATCGTTCACCCGATACAGCACAAAAGAAGAAGATACAACAGAGGAGGGGGAGCTGGAAAGTGAAGACGATGGAGACTCAGGAGGAGAGAGTTTTCTCACAGACGAAGAAGAATTTGTTCCAGATGAGGATTT TGATGATTACCAACAAGATGATGAAGAGCCTAGCACCTCTTCTGGAGGACAAGATGCCAGCCCCCCTGCTGAAGAGCCTAGCACCTTACCTGCAGGAAAAGGTGCAAGCCCCCCTGCTGAAGAGCTTAGCACCGCTCCTGCAGGACAAGGTGGCAGCCCCCCTGGTGAAAAGTCTATCACCTCTGCTGCAGGACAAGATGCCAGCCCCCCTGCTGAAGAGCCTAGCACCTCTCCTGCAGGAGAACATGCGAGGGCCGCTGCTGAAGATACTACCACCTCTGCTTCAGGACAAGATGCCAGCCTCTATGTTTCTACAGAAAGAGAGCAGCCCCCCCAGCATGGGAGAGCTCGTAGACGGACTAGACGACGATCTCCTTCTCCACCACACAGCAGGGCACAGGGATCCAGGTCCAAACGTGCACGACGTTTATCAAGTGGCTGGACCAAAACCACATCCGGATCTCCTCGTAAGCCAAAACCAGCCACTTCCTGGAAAACTGAGGAAGATCCTGATGTATGTCCAGAGTCAAGAAAGTTTGTCCCAGCAAGACCCCCCGGACATAAACTGAACACGGACAAAACGTACACACCGATGGACCTTTTCAAACTGTTTTTCAGCAATGAAGCAGCTCTAACCATTTGTCATCACACAAATAAACAAGCTGCTAAAAACAttgcaaaaggaaaaaaatatccATGGACTAACATCACCATGGAGGAGTTTTTCAGGTATGTGGGACTGACTTTCTTTATAGCATTGGTGAAACTGAGTACGATCAGAGattactggaaaaaaaacacaatcttCAGTGTCCCATTTCCAGCCAATATCATGGTACGGGACAGGTATCAGGTGATATCTTGGAACATCCACATGAGTGATCCTGAGGAAGATGTTGAGAATGACAGAAAGAAAGGGACACCAGATCATGACCGCCTGTTTCGACTGAAGCCCCTCCTGGACACCATCAAAAATGCTTGCTTAGCATATTACCACCCCAGGCAGAACCTTGCAATTGACAAGAGGATGGTGGCGACAAAGGCCCATACTGGAATGACGCAACACATGAAAGGTTTCAAGCTCTTTGTTTTGGCTGACAGCAGCAATGGCTACACTGTGGACTTTACTGTGTACACTGGAAAGTCACAGTTTGTCTCAGGCGTTGGACTTGCATATGACTCTGTGATGTCCCTGATGAACACAGAATATCTGGGCAGTGGCTTTCATCTCTATGTGGAtaatttctacaccagtccaaaACTCTTCAAGGATCTGTTTAGCCTGAATGTCGGAGCATGTGGCACATACAGAGGCAATAGAAAAGATGTTCCCCACACAGACTCAAATGCGCTGAAGAAAAATGCTCCTAGAGGCTCCATCAGGTGGATTCGTGAAGGCCCACTGGTTTTTGTGAAGTGGATGGACACACGTGAGGTCTCTATCTGCTCTACAATCCACTCGGCATTCTCTGGAAACACTGTGAAGAGGAGAGTCAAAACACGGGGTGGCGACTGGACCACCGAATGCATTCCATGCCCAACACCTATCAGGGATTATAACAAGCACATGGGCGGTGTTGATATGTCTAACCAGCTGATACAATATTACTCTGTACATCACAAGAGCATGCGCTGGTACCAGACCTTTTTCTTTCACTTCCTGGACATTGCAGCCACAAACAGCTACCTCCTCCACAAGGAGCTTTGCAGAGAGAAGCAGGAGGAACCCATGAGCCACAAGGACTTCCTGCAGGAGCTGACAGCCCAGTTGTGTGGTGTCACAGTTAAaacccctcctgcccagacacGCAGTAGCCACGTACCTGTGGCTATCGCTGAAATACTTGATGTAAGCAGGAAGGCCTCGTATGGACGCAGGCCCTGCGTAAACTGCAGACAGACCAGGAAGGCCAAACAGGCTACCCCCTGGAAGTGTAAGGAGTGTGATGTGGCCCTATGTGTCATTTCAGACAGGAACTGCTTTGAGGCATGGCACAGCTAA